In one Lolium rigidum isolate FL_2022 chromosome 3, APGP_CSIRO_Lrig_0.1, whole genome shotgun sequence genomic region, the following are encoded:
- the LOC124694770 gene encoding non-specific lipid-transfer protein 2G-like, with the protein MAMKKNPSVAVVALMLALVVLAAAPGGARAACDASQLAVCVSAIMSGAPPTPECCANLTAQQGCFCQYASDPAYGRYIKSPNARKTLESCHLAVPTC; encoded by the coding sequence atggcgatgaagaagaacccgagcgtggccgtggtggctctgATGCTGGCGCTGGTGGTGCTCGCCGCTGCGCCGGGCGGGGCGCGCGCGGCGTGCGACGCGTCGCAGCTGGCGGTGTGCGTGTCGGCGATCATGAGCGGGGCGCCGCCGACGCCGGAGTGCTGCGCGAACCTGACGGCGCAGCAGGGGTGTTTCTGCCAGTACGCCAGTGACCCCGCCTACGGCCGCTACATCAAGAGCCCCAACGCCCGGAAGACCCTCGAGTCCTGCCACCTCGCCGTCCCAACCTGCTAG